The Acidobacteriota bacterium sequence GCATCTCTACGTCCGCTGCAGCACGAGGTTGACGCCGGCCGAGAGGCGCTCCCACTTCGCGACCTCGACTTCGAGTTGCCGGCGCCCCGCCCTGGTCAGCGTGTAGAAGCGCGCGCGTCGGTTGTTCTCCGACATGCCCCACTCCGCAGCGATCCAGCCCTGGTGCTCGAGCCGGTGCAGTGCAGGATAGAGCGAGCCTTGCTGAACGCGCAGCAACTCGTCCGAGATCTGCTGAATCCGCT is a genomic window containing:
- a CDS encoding PadR family transcriptional regulator; the protein is MSDETDVLQGTLDLLILRTVALQPMHGWAIAQRIQQISDELLRVQQGSLYPALHRLEHQGWIAAEWGMSENNRRARFYTLTRAGRRQLEVEVAKWERLSAGVNLVLQRT